Part of the Streptomyces antimycoticus genome, TCCAGCTTGATGGAGTGCACGATCACAAGGGCGTTGTCCGGGGCGAACTTGCGCTGCCATTCGACCTCGGCCCGCGTCAGGATGATCTGGCTACCGTCGGACGTCGTCCCCTTCACCTCCACGTGAAGCTTCTCGTCCCCCCGCTTCAGCTCCAGGTCGTACGACTTGGTGGCGCCAACGTCCTTTAGGGTCCATCCCTGGGCCTTGAAGTGTTCCGTGGCGAGCAGAACACTGCGCTTCTCAATGGCCCCGCGCTCGGCGGCTGTGAGACCGCCTTTGCGGGCGCTCCTGCGGTTCGTGATGGTCGCCGCACTCTGCGTTGCCTCGCGGACCTCCGCCGAATGTAAGGGGTCGCGTCTGCGGCCTTGTAGAGGCGCCCCAAGAGCCGTGCTGGAAACAGGTGCGCACAACGCAAGCCGCAGTGATTCGAGGTACCAACGCCGTGCTTTGTTCGAAGGCGCCTGGCTCGCCCTCGGACACACCGCGCGGGGAGAGCTTGAGCTGGCCTGCGAGGTCGGACAGATCGCTGCCAGACGGTTGGAGACCGTCCACTCCCCGCGCAGCACCGCCTTGCTGCGACAGCTTGCCGTTGCTCTCCGGCGTCGCCAGCGCAACTCCTACGTCAGCGGCTTTCTGCCCAGCCTCGAACAGGCTCTCGCCCAGCACGGCGCCGCTCAGCGTCCTCCCCGTTAGAGTCGGGGCCATGAGCGGAAGCGAGCGCGTCGTCGTCGTTGGGGCCGGAGTATCGGGTCTCACCACCGCCGTCGTCCTGGCTGAGGCTGGGGTGAGGGTGCATGTGGTCGCTTATGAGTTGCCCGGACTGACGTCGCTGGCCGCTGGGGCGATGTGGGGGCCATATCTGGTCGAGCCGAAGGACAAGGTCGCCCAGTGGAGTCGGCACTCCCTGGAGGTTTTCCGCGACCTGGCCGGTGAGTCGGCCCCAGGGGTCCGGCTCACCAGCGGCATCGAGGCTTCCCGTGCTGCGGAGAGCCCTCCGGACTGGGCCACAACGCTGCCTGGCTTCCGCCCGGCCGAGCCTGCTGAGCTTCCGGCAGGTTTCACTTCCGGCTACCGGTTCACCGTCCCTCTGATCGACATGCCGGTTTACCTCGATTACTTGCAGCGCCGCTTGAGGGAAGCAGACGGGACGATTG contains:
- a CDS encoding protein NO VEIN domain-containing protein, coding for MLRGEWTVSNRLAAICPTSQASSSSPRAVCPRASQAPSNKARRWYLESLRLALCAPVSSTALGAPLQGRRRDPLHSAEVREATQSAATITNRRSARKGGLTAAERGAIEKRSVLLATEHFKAQGWTLKDVGATKSYDLELKRGDEKLHVEVKGTTSDGSQIILTRAEVEWQRKFAPDNALVIVHSIKLDRTVKPATATGGVLQCTSPWTIEDETLTVISYIQRTGL